In a genomic window of Wyeomyia smithii strain HCP4-BCI-WySm-NY-G18 chromosome 1, ASM2978416v1, whole genome shotgun sequence:
- the LOC129732396 gene encoding zinc finger protein OZF-like isoform X2: protein MPRHSNERPFKCTICSRTFKKSRGLRFHENKYHKADPYSSNWNSSKSWKGNGKRPFACDICSRTCATPESLHHHMSAHTGDRNFQCDICGRRFSVKRNISTHMRIHRTDCRHKCSVCNKNFTSNFCLADHMRRHSDERPFKCDICDTLIKRSADLMRHMQNAHNVDLFSSNAKSLEPSQNDNSRSESSGEYNCDICGKQYKTKNTLRLHQELHQSTAVRSERKFQCEICSEAFSQQSTLARHIEAHSTKRHQCKICGKRYARLHTLLLHMTCHPEKIPFNCGICDISCESAKALIEHKATHTSKRPYECKICGEGFSLVRLREHSICHTEERPFKCDICGSVYKSTDSLRAHQKTHALWNPYKCDICERRCSGPGRLKMHMTSHTEERPFNCDICGSAYKSVASLKIHQKTHVSERPHKCEICGRGFLLPSQVKRHMRSHSDERPFKCNMCDGSYKSAFRLKAHRKKHHDECNP from the exons TAATTGGAACAGTTCGAAATCGTGGAAGGGCAACGGGAAACGACCTTTCGCTTGTGATATCTGCAGCAGAACATGCGCCACACCGGAGAGTTTGCACCACCATATGAGTGCTCATACAGGAGACCGGAACTTCCAGTGTGACATATGCGGACGACGATTCAGCGTTAAAAGAAATATATCGACTCACATGAGAATACACCGCACAGATTGCAGGCATAAGTGCTCGgtttgcaataaaaatttcacaAGTAATTTCTGTCTCGCAGATCATATGCGCCGTCACAGCGATGAGCGTCCCTTCAAATGTGACATCTGCGACACATTAATCAAGAGATCGGCAGATTTAATGCGTCATATGCAGAATGCCCATAATGTCGATCTCTTCTCAAG CAATGCGAAGAGTTTGGAACCAAGCCAAAATGATAACAGCCGAAGCGAAAGTTCAGGGGAATACAACTGCGACATATGCGGTAAAcagtacaaaacaaaaaatactcttCGCTTACATCAGGAACTTCATCAGAGCACTGCAGTGAGATCCgaacgaaaatttcaatgtgaAATCTGTAGCGAAGCATTTTCACAACAGTCAACATTAGCGCGACACATTGAAGCACATAGCACCAAGCGACACCAGTGTAAGATCTGTGGGAAAAGATATGCTCGCTTACACACTCTCCTGCTGCATATGACTTGTCACCCAGAGAAAATACCTTTTAATTGTGGTATTTGTGATATATCATGTGAGTCAGCTAAAGCTTTGATAGAACATAAAGCAACACACACCTCAAAGAGGCCGTATGAATGCAAAATTTGTGGAGAAGGATTTTCACTAGTTAGGCTCAGGGAGCATTCGATTTGCCATACTGAAGAGCGGCCTTTTAAATGTGATATTTGCGGGTCTGTATATAAGTCGACTGACAGTTTGAGAGCGCATCAAAAAACGCACGCTCTTTGGAACCCATATAAATGCGATATTTGTGAGAGGAGATGTTCGGGTCCTGGACGACTCAAAATGCATATGACTAGTCATACTGAAGAACGACCTTTTAATTGCGACATTTGCGGGTCCGCATATAAGTCAGTTGCTAGTTTGAAAATACATCAGAAAACGCACGTCTCTGAGAGACCACATAAATGCGAAATCTGCGGAAGAGGCTTTCTTCTTCCTTCCCAGGTAAAGCGGCACATGCGTAGTCATTCTGACGAACGGCCTTTCAAATGCAACATGTGCGACGGATCATATAAGTCAGCTTTTAGGCTGAAAGCACATAGAAAAAAACACCATGACGAGTGTAACCCCTAA
- the LOC129732313 gene encoding zinc finger protein 62 homolog isoform X1 — protein MRVYITDMDYFFSAEHHIIGDEETAGWLHHNPDSRFVSEMDQFTPIKVEELIIFDTLSTDEKTSLNSRDRCSGEPTATDYLKKGSADVKQEPVTNFSDDVGTMVIRSTVTASSYSGSDGFKIRKTGNDSGKSRVCEFCNKECSTKQSLENHRRTHTGERPYACDICSKTFISATSLMHHMMTHTGDRNFECNICKKRFVLKTNLSQHMCLHRIDYPHNCPICYKRFESRCNLEEHMRSHSDKRLFKCDICGAFYKSADKLEMHIKTHKVNPFSSDLDSSEMRSTNVSDHSWEKYVCEFCNKKCRTKHTLMNHRRTHTGERPFTCDICDKTFITSTNLRNHKFIHTKDRNFQCDICGKRFALKIKLSSHMKIHRTVCPHQCVICDRKFTTDQCLASHMHSHSDERSFKCDICGTSFKRSRELRRHVNRIHIVNPSSSNSKGSKSRYFTCDICNKTLVTAKGLEYHMGAHTGVRNFECDICKRRFILKTDLSVHMKIHRQDCPYKCLICDKKFATNPRLKEHMVGHSDERPFKCDICGKSSKTSKALLYHMLMVHKVDTFPSNADILEPNRTDDSPSKYSCDICGKQYNKIRSFCLHLSLHRSTVVESEQRSERKFQCELCSKAFSEQSKLARHIEAHSTTLHECHICEKEFSHSRSLKLHMTCHTKELPFKCDICGSTYRTFSILTHHKRTHTVERSYKCEIYGKGFLFPSGLERHMLCHTNERPFECNLCHRSYKSVDRLKTHEKKLH, from the exons ATGCGTGTATATATTACTGATATGGACTATTTCTTTTCGGCTGAGCACCACATAATTGGCGACGAGGAAACAGCTGGCTGGCTTCATCACAATCCAGATTCGAG ATTTGTGAGCGAGATGGACCAGTTTACTCCAATAAAGGTAGAAGAGCTTATAATATTCGACACTCTGAGTACGGACGAAAAAACTTCACTCAACAGCAGAGATCGGTGCTCCGGTGAACCGACTGCAACGGACTACCTCAAGAAAGGCTCAGCTGATGTGAAACAAGAACCTGTGACTAATTTCAGTGATGATGTTGGGACTATGGTAATTCGTAGCACGGTTACTGCCTCCAGCTATAG CGGCTCGGACGGTTTTAAAATACGCAAAACCGGTAATGATTCAGGAAAAAGCCGCGTTTGTGAGTTCTGCAACAAAGAATGTAGCACAAAACAAAGCTTGGAAAATCATAGAAGAACTCACACCGGCGAACGTCCCTATGCATGTGATATCTGTAGCAAAACATTCATCTCCGCTACAAGTCTGATGCACCATATGATGACTCATACAGGAGACCGGAATTTCGAGTGCAACATATGCAAGAAACGTTTTGTCCTCAAAACGAATTTATCGCAGCACATGTGTTTACACCGCATCGATTACCCGCATAATTGTCCGATATGCTATAAAAGATTCGAAAGCCGTTGTAATCTTGAAGAACATATGCGCAGTCACAGCGATAAACGGCTCTTCAAATGTGACATATGTGGTGCATTCTACAAGAGCGCTGATAAGCTAGAAATGCATATAAAAACCCATAAGGTCAACCCCTTCTCAAG CGATTTGGACAGTTCGGAAATGCGCAGTACTAATGTTAGTGATCATTCATGGGAAAAATACGTTTGTGAATTCTGCAACAAAAAATGCCGCACGAAACATACCTTGATGAACCATAGAAGAACCCACACCGGGGAACGTCCTTTTACATGTGATATCTGTGATAAAACATTCATTACCTCTACAAATCTTCGAAATCATAAATTTATCCATACAAAGGATCGGAATTTTCAGTGTGACATATGCGGGAAACGTTttgcactgaaaataaaattatcgTCTCACATGAAAATACACCGCACAGTTTGCCCACATCAGTGTGTGATTTGCGATAGAAAATTTACAACTGATCAATGTCTCGCGAGCCATATGCACAGTCACAGCGATGAGCGATCCTTTAAATGCGATATCTGTGGCACTTCATTCAAGAGATCTAGAGAATTGAGGCGCCATGTGAACAGGATACACATAGTCAATCCCTCTTCAAG cAACTCGAAAGGTTCGAAATCACGTTACTTTACATGTGATATCTGCAACAAAACATTGGTCACCGCCAAAGGTCTAGAGTACCATATGGGTGCTCACACAGGAGTTCGAAATTTCGAATGTGACATATGCAAACGACGTTTTATCTTGAAAACAGATCTATCGGTCCACATGAAAATACACCGCCAAGATTGCCCATATAAGTGCCTGATTTGTGATAAAAAATTCGCAACTAACCCTCGTCTTAAAGAGCACATGGTCGGTCACAGTGATGAGCGACCCTTTAAATGTGACATCTGTGGTAAATCATCTAAGACATCTAAAGCATTATTGTACCATATGTTGATGGTCCACAAAGTCGATACATTCCCAAG CAACGCGGATATTTTAGAACCAAACCGTACTGATGACAGTCCATCAAAATACAGCTGCGACATATGTGGCAAACAGTACAACAAAATCAGATCATTTTGCTTACATCTGTCTCTTCACCGGAGCACTGTTGTGGAATCGGAGCAAAGATCTGAACGGAAATTTCAATGTGAGTTATGTAGCAAAGCATTTTCCGAACAGTCAAAATTAGCGCGACACATTGAAGCTCACAGCACAACGCTGCACGAGTGTCACATTTGTGAAAAAGaattttcgcattctcgaagCCTAAAACTGCATATGACTTGTCATACTAAAGAACTACCTTTTAAGTGTGATATTTGCGGGTCAACGTATAGAACATTCAGTATCTTGACCCACCATAAGAGAACGCACACCGTGGAGAGGTCATATAAATGTGAAATCTACGGGAAAGGCTTTCTGTTTCCGTCCGGGCTAGAGCGGCACATGCTTTGCCATACTAATGAACGGCCTTTTGAGTGCAATCTGTGCCACCGATCATACAAGTCAGTTGATAGGCTGAAAACTcacgaaaaaaaacttcattag
- the LOC129732313 gene encoding zinc finger protein 62 homolog isoform X2, which produces MDQFTPIKVEELIIFDTLSTDEKTSLNSRDRCSGEPTATDYLKKGSADVKQEPVTNFSDDVGTMVIRSTVTASSYSGSDGFKIRKTGNDSGKSRVCEFCNKECSTKQSLENHRRTHTGERPYACDICSKTFISATSLMHHMMTHTGDRNFECNICKKRFVLKTNLSQHMCLHRIDYPHNCPICYKRFESRCNLEEHMRSHSDKRLFKCDICGAFYKSADKLEMHIKTHKVNPFSSDLDSSEMRSTNVSDHSWEKYVCEFCNKKCRTKHTLMNHRRTHTGERPFTCDICDKTFITSTNLRNHKFIHTKDRNFQCDICGKRFALKIKLSSHMKIHRTVCPHQCVICDRKFTTDQCLASHMHSHSDERSFKCDICGTSFKRSRELRRHVNRIHIVNPSSSNSKGSKSRYFTCDICNKTLVTAKGLEYHMGAHTGVRNFECDICKRRFILKTDLSVHMKIHRQDCPYKCLICDKKFATNPRLKEHMVGHSDERPFKCDICGKSSKTSKALLYHMLMVHKVDTFPSNADILEPNRTDDSPSKYSCDICGKQYNKIRSFCLHLSLHRSTVVESEQRSERKFQCELCSKAFSEQSKLARHIEAHSTTLHECHICEKEFSHSRSLKLHMTCHTKELPFKCDICGSTYRTFSILTHHKRTHTVERSYKCEIYGKGFLFPSGLERHMLCHTNERPFECNLCHRSYKSVDRLKTHEKKLH; this is translated from the exons ATGGACCAGTTTACTCCAATAAAGGTAGAAGAGCTTATAATATTCGACACTCTGAGTACGGACGAAAAAACTTCACTCAACAGCAGAGATCGGTGCTCCGGTGAACCGACTGCAACGGACTACCTCAAGAAAGGCTCAGCTGATGTGAAACAAGAACCTGTGACTAATTTCAGTGATGATGTTGGGACTATGGTAATTCGTAGCACGGTTACTGCCTCCAGCTATAG CGGCTCGGACGGTTTTAAAATACGCAAAACCGGTAATGATTCAGGAAAAAGCCGCGTTTGTGAGTTCTGCAACAAAGAATGTAGCACAAAACAAAGCTTGGAAAATCATAGAAGAACTCACACCGGCGAACGTCCCTATGCATGTGATATCTGTAGCAAAACATTCATCTCCGCTACAAGTCTGATGCACCATATGATGACTCATACAGGAGACCGGAATTTCGAGTGCAACATATGCAAGAAACGTTTTGTCCTCAAAACGAATTTATCGCAGCACATGTGTTTACACCGCATCGATTACCCGCATAATTGTCCGATATGCTATAAAAGATTCGAAAGCCGTTGTAATCTTGAAGAACATATGCGCAGTCACAGCGATAAACGGCTCTTCAAATGTGACATATGTGGTGCATTCTACAAGAGCGCTGATAAGCTAGAAATGCATATAAAAACCCATAAGGTCAACCCCTTCTCAAG CGATTTGGACAGTTCGGAAATGCGCAGTACTAATGTTAGTGATCATTCATGGGAAAAATACGTTTGTGAATTCTGCAACAAAAAATGCCGCACGAAACATACCTTGATGAACCATAGAAGAACCCACACCGGGGAACGTCCTTTTACATGTGATATCTGTGATAAAACATTCATTACCTCTACAAATCTTCGAAATCATAAATTTATCCATACAAAGGATCGGAATTTTCAGTGTGACATATGCGGGAAACGTTttgcactgaaaataaaattatcgTCTCACATGAAAATACACCGCACAGTTTGCCCACATCAGTGTGTGATTTGCGATAGAAAATTTACAACTGATCAATGTCTCGCGAGCCATATGCACAGTCACAGCGATGAGCGATCCTTTAAATGCGATATCTGTGGCACTTCATTCAAGAGATCTAGAGAATTGAGGCGCCATGTGAACAGGATACACATAGTCAATCCCTCTTCAAG cAACTCGAAAGGTTCGAAATCACGTTACTTTACATGTGATATCTGCAACAAAACATTGGTCACCGCCAAAGGTCTAGAGTACCATATGGGTGCTCACACAGGAGTTCGAAATTTCGAATGTGACATATGCAAACGACGTTTTATCTTGAAAACAGATCTATCGGTCCACATGAAAATACACCGCCAAGATTGCCCATATAAGTGCCTGATTTGTGATAAAAAATTCGCAACTAACCCTCGTCTTAAAGAGCACATGGTCGGTCACAGTGATGAGCGACCCTTTAAATGTGACATCTGTGGTAAATCATCTAAGACATCTAAAGCATTATTGTACCATATGTTGATGGTCCACAAAGTCGATACATTCCCAAG CAACGCGGATATTTTAGAACCAAACCGTACTGATGACAGTCCATCAAAATACAGCTGCGACATATGTGGCAAACAGTACAACAAAATCAGATCATTTTGCTTACATCTGTCTCTTCACCGGAGCACTGTTGTGGAATCGGAGCAAAGATCTGAACGGAAATTTCAATGTGAGTTATGTAGCAAAGCATTTTCCGAACAGTCAAAATTAGCGCGACACATTGAAGCTCACAGCACAACGCTGCACGAGTGTCACATTTGTGAAAAAGaattttcgcattctcgaagCCTAAAACTGCATATGACTTGTCATACTAAAGAACTACCTTTTAAGTGTGATATTTGCGGGTCAACGTATAGAACATTCAGTATCTTGACCCACCATAAGAGAACGCACACCGTGGAGAGGTCATATAAATGTGAAATCTACGGGAAAGGCTTTCTGTTTCCGTCCGGGCTAGAGCGGCACATGCTTTGCCATACTAATGAACGGCCTTTTGAGTGCAATCTGTGCCACCGATCATACAAGTCAGTTGATAGGCTGAAAACTcacgaaaaaaaacttcattag
- the LOC129732313 gene encoding zinc finger protein 62 homolog isoform X3, translated as MVIRSTVTASSYSGSDGFKIRKTGNDSGKSRVCEFCNKECSTKQSLENHRRTHTGERPYACDICSKTFISATSLMHHMMTHTGDRNFECNICKKRFVLKTNLSQHMCLHRIDYPHNCPICYKRFESRCNLEEHMRSHSDKRLFKCDICGAFYKSADKLEMHIKTHKVNPFSSDLDSSEMRSTNVSDHSWEKYVCEFCNKKCRTKHTLMNHRRTHTGERPFTCDICDKTFITSTNLRNHKFIHTKDRNFQCDICGKRFALKIKLSSHMKIHRTVCPHQCVICDRKFTTDQCLASHMHSHSDERSFKCDICGTSFKRSRELRRHVNRIHIVNPSSSNSKGSKSRYFTCDICNKTLVTAKGLEYHMGAHTGVRNFECDICKRRFILKTDLSVHMKIHRQDCPYKCLICDKKFATNPRLKEHMVGHSDERPFKCDICGKSSKTSKALLYHMLMVHKVDTFPSNADILEPNRTDDSPSKYSCDICGKQYNKIRSFCLHLSLHRSTVVESEQRSERKFQCELCSKAFSEQSKLARHIEAHSTTLHECHICEKEFSHSRSLKLHMTCHTKELPFKCDICGSTYRTFSILTHHKRTHTVERSYKCEIYGKGFLFPSGLERHMLCHTNERPFECNLCHRSYKSVDRLKTHEKKLH; from the exons ATGGTAATTCGTAGCACGGTTACTGCCTCCAGCTATAG CGGCTCGGACGGTTTTAAAATACGCAAAACCGGTAATGATTCAGGAAAAAGCCGCGTTTGTGAGTTCTGCAACAAAGAATGTAGCACAAAACAAAGCTTGGAAAATCATAGAAGAACTCACACCGGCGAACGTCCCTATGCATGTGATATCTGTAGCAAAACATTCATCTCCGCTACAAGTCTGATGCACCATATGATGACTCATACAGGAGACCGGAATTTCGAGTGCAACATATGCAAGAAACGTTTTGTCCTCAAAACGAATTTATCGCAGCACATGTGTTTACACCGCATCGATTACCCGCATAATTGTCCGATATGCTATAAAAGATTCGAAAGCCGTTGTAATCTTGAAGAACATATGCGCAGTCACAGCGATAAACGGCTCTTCAAATGTGACATATGTGGTGCATTCTACAAGAGCGCTGATAAGCTAGAAATGCATATAAAAACCCATAAGGTCAACCCCTTCTCAAG CGATTTGGACAGTTCGGAAATGCGCAGTACTAATGTTAGTGATCATTCATGGGAAAAATACGTTTGTGAATTCTGCAACAAAAAATGCCGCACGAAACATACCTTGATGAACCATAGAAGAACCCACACCGGGGAACGTCCTTTTACATGTGATATCTGTGATAAAACATTCATTACCTCTACAAATCTTCGAAATCATAAATTTATCCATACAAAGGATCGGAATTTTCAGTGTGACATATGCGGGAAACGTTttgcactgaaaataaaattatcgTCTCACATGAAAATACACCGCACAGTTTGCCCACATCAGTGTGTGATTTGCGATAGAAAATTTACAACTGATCAATGTCTCGCGAGCCATATGCACAGTCACAGCGATGAGCGATCCTTTAAATGCGATATCTGTGGCACTTCATTCAAGAGATCTAGAGAATTGAGGCGCCATGTGAACAGGATACACATAGTCAATCCCTCTTCAAG cAACTCGAAAGGTTCGAAATCACGTTACTTTACATGTGATATCTGCAACAAAACATTGGTCACCGCCAAAGGTCTAGAGTACCATATGGGTGCTCACACAGGAGTTCGAAATTTCGAATGTGACATATGCAAACGACGTTTTATCTTGAAAACAGATCTATCGGTCCACATGAAAATACACCGCCAAGATTGCCCATATAAGTGCCTGATTTGTGATAAAAAATTCGCAACTAACCCTCGTCTTAAAGAGCACATGGTCGGTCACAGTGATGAGCGACCCTTTAAATGTGACATCTGTGGTAAATCATCTAAGACATCTAAAGCATTATTGTACCATATGTTGATGGTCCACAAAGTCGATACATTCCCAAG CAACGCGGATATTTTAGAACCAAACCGTACTGATGACAGTCCATCAAAATACAGCTGCGACATATGTGGCAAACAGTACAACAAAATCAGATCATTTTGCTTACATCTGTCTCTTCACCGGAGCACTGTTGTGGAATCGGAGCAAAGATCTGAACGGAAATTTCAATGTGAGTTATGTAGCAAAGCATTTTCCGAACAGTCAAAATTAGCGCGACACATTGAAGCTCACAGCACAACGCTGCACGAGTGTCACATTTGTGAAAAAGaattttcgcattctcgaagCCTAAAACTGCATATGACTTGTCATACTAAAGAACTACCTTTTAAGTGTGATATTTGCGGGTCAACGTATAGAACATTCAGTATCTTGACCCACCATAAGAGAACGCACACCGTGGAGAGGTCATATAAATGTGAAATCTACGGGAAAGGCTTTCTGTTTCCGTCCGGGCTAGAGCGGCACATGCTTTGCCATACTAATGAACGGCCTTTTGAGTGCAATCTGTGCCACCGATCATACAAGTCAGTTGATAGGCTGAAAACTcacgaaaaaaaacttcattag